A genomic stretch from Antarcticibacterium flavum includes:
- a CDS encoding OsmC family protein yields the protein MKRKATAIWNGTIKEGKGNLTTQSGTLKETQYSFKSRFESGTGTNPEELIAAAHAGCFAMQLSAFLGEEGFEPQSLEATGEVTLDDGSITQSHLNLKARVRDIDNDKFQELVNKAKDNCPVSKLLDTKITVDAVLNQ from the coding sequence ATGAAGAGAAAAGCAACAGCCATTTGGAATGGTACCATTAAGGAAGGAAAAGGAAATCTTACCACTCAAAGTGGAACTTTAAAGGAAACCCAGTATTCCTTTAAATCCAGGTTCGAATCTGGTACGGGAACAAATCCTGAGGAGTTAATAGCAGCCGCACATGCAGGATGTTTTGCAATGCAATTGTCAGCTTTTTTAGGCGAAGAAGGTTTTGAACCCCAATCGCTGGAAGCTACAGGAGAAGTAACCCTGGATGATGGTTCTATTACCCAATCCCATTTAAATTTAAAAGCCAGGGTGAGGGATATTGATAATGATAAATTCCAGGAACTTGTTAATAAAGCGAAGGATAATTGTCCTGTTTCCAAACTACTTGATACCAAAATTACCGTAGATGCTGTGCTAAATCAATGA
- a CDS encoding DUF2267 domain-containing protein gives MSQSHLNFESFAQDAHTYVNELADDLGHPEEKSRVLKIWRAVMHTVRDRIHLGESFQIMDPLPMIFKGIYVENWKYREKPPLNYTTLEEMKTQVKDLQARYGEEDFPWSKSTEEIIAITLASLKRFLKGNQLEEVINQMPKEIKEFLPLKV, from the coding sequence ATGTCACAGTCACATTTAAATTTCGAAAGTTTTGCACAGGATGCCCATACATATGTGAATGAACTCGCTGATGACCTTGGACATCCAGAAGAAAAAAGCAGGGTGTTAAAGATATGGAGAGCGGTTATGCATACAGTGCGGGACAGGATACATTTGGGAGAATCATTTCAAATAATGGATCCCCTGCCAATGATCTTTAAAGGGATCTATGTGGAGAACTGGAAGTACCGGGAAAAACCACCTCTTAATTATACAACCCTGGAAGAAATGAAGACACAGGTTAAAGACCTGCAGGCGAGATATGGGGAAGAAGATTTCCCCTGGAGCAAATCTACAGAAGAGATCATAGCAATTACGCTTGCCTCGCTAAAAAGATTTTTAAAAGGAAACCAACTTGAAGAAGTTATCAATCAAATGCCAAAGGAAATCAAGGAATTTCTTCCGTTGAAGGTTTAA
- a CDS encoding N-formylglutamate amidohydrolase, giving the protein MKVVLTCEHGGNNIPGDFAGLFNGKEEVLNSHRGYDPGALELFMQLKDLADYSFYSTTSRLLVELNRSPHNRQLFSEFTKPLSRDVKQRIMQDHYFFYRDKIEQLIQREISQGEKVLHISVHTFTPVLNAKVRNADVGLLFDPSKALEKDFVRIWKFNFKKIAPGLNIRFNYPYLGRDDGFTTYLRKKNPTNYLGIELEVNQAFFRTGSMDDEICGGLYKSLQQTLK; this is encoded by the coding sequence ATGAAAGTAGTTTTAACCTGTGAACACGGTGGTAACAATATCCCGGGGGACTTCGCCGGTCTGTTCAACGGCAAGGAAGAGGTGTTAAACTCACACAGGGGTTATGACCCAGGGGCTTTGGAATTATTTATGCAACTTAAAGATCTAGCCGATTATAGTTTTTACAGTACCACTAGCAGGTTGCTGGTGGAGCTTAATCGCTCTCCACACAACCGGCAATTGTTTTCTGAATTCACTAAACCTTTATCCAGGGATGTGAAGCAGCGTATTATGCAGGATCATTATTTTTTCTACCGGGACAAAATAGAACAGCTTATACAAAGGGAGATCTCGCAAGGAGAGAAAGTCCTTCACATTTCTGTTCATACGTTTACTCCCGTTCTTAACGCTAAGGTAAGAAATGCCGATGTGGGCTTATTATTTGATCCCTCAAAAGCTTTGGAGAAGGATTTTGTGCGGATATGGAAATTCAATTTTAAAAAGATAGCCCCGGGGTTGAATATACGTTTCAACTATCCTTATCTGGGCCGCGATGATGGATTCACAACATACCTTAGAAAGAAAAATCCAACAAATTATCTGGGAATTGAATTGGAAGTGAACCAGGCATTTTTTAGAACCGGCAGTATGGATGATGAGATATGCGGTGGTTTATATAAATCCCTACAGCAAACATTAAAATAA
- a CDS encoding glutamate-cysteine ligase family protein → MSYHLFEVFGIELEYMLVNKNSLKISPHVDRLMILKTGEIMSDVDNGKIEWSNELVAHVVELKTNGPTANLETLDELFAENITEINKLLLKEDLMLLPTAAHPMMLPDREMKLWEHSYSKIYALYNRIFDCRGHGWSNLQSMHINLPFFDDAEFEKLHAAVRILLPIIPALSASSPVLENKLTGFKDMRMQVYKTNQKEIPEMTGKVIPEQVFSREEYFQNIFTPIIKAVKPYDTEGILDHHFLNSRGAIARFDRKAIEIRVIDLQECPAADVAIAVLIIESLKLLAGEELVSLKDQKNWHEDDLLQIFNEVIIDAEATPIKDQRYLALFDIQGNCSAGALWQSIYQRVKNEISVKHRNILDLLFLHGSLSTRIIKALEGDLSEESITKTYRQLANCLARNEFFIP, encoded by the coding sequence ATGAGTTATCACCTTTTTGAAGTTTTCGGGATTGAGCTGGAATACATGCTCGTAAATAAAAATTCTCTCAAGATCTCCCCTCATGTGGATCGTCTTATGATCCTTAAAACAGGAGAGATTATGAGTGATGTTGATAACGGCAAAATAGAATGGAGCAATGAACTTGTGGCGCATGTGGTGGAACTAAAAACAAATGGTCCAACTGCGAACCTTGAAACCCTGGATGAGCTTTTTGCTGAAAATATTACTGAGATCAACAAACTTTTACTGAAGGAGGATCTCATGCTACTTCCCACTGCAGCCCATCCCATGATGCTCCCCGATAGAGAAATGAAGCTATGGGAGCACAGTTATAGTAAAATCTATGCCTTATATAACAGGATCTTTGATTGCAGGGGGCACGGCTGGAGCAATCTTCAAAGTATGCATATTAACCTGCCATTCTTTGATGATGCCGAATTTGAAAAACTTCATGCTGCAGTAAGGATCCTGCTTCCTATTATTCCTGCATTAAGTGCCAGTTCACCTGTTCTTGAAAACAAATTGACGGGCTTCAAGGATATGAGGATGCAGGTATATAAGACCAACCAAAAGGAAATTCCTGAAATGACAGGAAAAGTGATACCGGAGCAGGTTTTCTCGCGTGAGGAATATTTTCAAAACATATTTACTCCAATTATTAAGGCTGTCAAACCTTATGATACAGAAGGGATCCTTGACCATCACTTTCTTAATTCCCGGGGTGCCATAGCACGCTTTGACAGGAAAGCTATAGAAATAAGGGTAATAGATTTACAGGAATGTCCTGCGGCCGATGTTGCCATTGCTGTACTAATTATCGAAAGCCTAAAATTACTGGCAGGGGAGGAGCTGGTTTCCTTAAAAGACCAAAAGAACTGGCACGAGGATGATCTTCTTCAGATTTTTAACGAGGTGATAATAGATGCAGAAGCTACTCCTATAAAGGATCAAAGATATTTAGCGCTCTTTGATATACAAGGCAATTGCAGCGCAGGAGCCTTATGGCAATCGATCTATCAAAGGGTGAAGAATGAAATTTCAGTTAAACACAGAAATATTCTGGATTTATTGTTTCTCCACGGTAGCTTATCTACGCGGATAATAAAAGCTTTGGAAGGAGATCTTTCCGAAGAAAGTATTACAAAGACTTACAGGCAACTGGCAAATTGCCTGGCCAGGAATGAATTTTTTATCCCATGA
- a CDS encoding RimK family protein has product MNKFIVVNNPEKWPVPVENITLVSSKEYLTNPEFAKIKKARIFNLCKDYSYQSKGYYVSLLAEARGHLAIPTVKNIVDLREPKLVKIVSNEFEDLIQSSLKNIKSQEFTLSIYFGQNVAQKYKELSAMFFRHFQIPFLRVKFNYTTRWNIRSIKAISESEIPVEHRDLMQSYAMDYFAKKRYDIPRQQSYEYDLAILVNPKDPAPPSNAKALRKFIDLAEKMNFYVEIVGPEDLSRLSSFDALFIRQSTEVNNEAYAFARKAQQEDIAIIDYPDAILKCCNKVFMAEALENANIPTPKTVIVHKSNVEQVMGITGLPCVLKSPDSTFSFGVKKAKTQEEFESLVNGMLRESDLIIAQEYTPSNFDWRIGILDNIPIFACKYYMAKGHWQIYNWNAVKKDDQDGNADCMPIEEVPRKILQVALRAARLMGKGLYGIDVKEVNGKPLVIEINDNPNIDFGVEDGYYGDEVYINILSALKKRLEKNFL; this is encoded by the coding sequence ATGAATAAGTTTATAGTTGTAAACAACCCCGAAAAGTGGCCTGTTCCGGTAGAGAATATCACCCTTGTTTCGTCTAAAGAATACCTGACCAATCCTGAATTTGCAAAAATAAAAAAGGCAAGGATCTTTAATTTATGTAAAGATTATTCCTACCAGTCTAAAGGCTATTACGTTTCACTACTGGCAGAAGCCCGGGGGCATTTGGCCATACCAACTGTCAAGAATATAGTAGACCTGCGGGAACCTAAACTTGTGAAGATAGTTTCCAATGAATTTGAGGACCTCATCCAAAGCAGTCTTAAAAATATCAAATCCCAGGAATTTACCCTTAGTATTTATTTTGGACAAAATGTCGCTCAAAAATATAAGGAACTTAGTGCCATGTTCTTCCGGCATTTTCAAATTCCCTTCCTGCGGGTTAAATTTAATTACACTACTCGTTGGAACATAAGGAGCATTAAAGCTATATCTGAATCTGAAATACCTGTCGAGCACCGTGATCTCATGCAGTCTTATGCCATGGATTACTTTGCAAAAAAGCGCTACGACATCCCGCGGCAACAGTCCTATGAATATGACCTTGCGATCCTGGTAAACCCAAAGGATCCTGCCCCTCCCAGCAATGCCAAAGCCTTACGAAAATTTATTGATCTTGCTGAGAAAATGAACTTTTATGTGGAAATCGTTGGTCCGGAAGATCTGTCAAGGTTATCCTCATTCGATGCCCTTTTCATTAGACAGAGTACAGAGGTTAATAATGAAGCCTATGCCTTTGCCCGTAAAGCCCAGCAGGAGGATATTGCTATTATCGATTATCCAGATGCAATACTCAAATGCTGTAATAAGGTTTTTATGGCAGAGGCGTTGGAAAATGCCAATATTCCAACCCCTAAAACAGTTATAGTCCATAAATCAAATGTCGAGCAGGTTATGGGCATCACCGGCCTCCCCTGTGTTCTGAAGTCCCCGGATTCCACTTTTTCGTTCGGCGTGAAAAAAGCAAAGACACAAGAGGAATTTGAAAGCCTTGTCAATGGAATGCTCCGGGAATCAGATCTTATAATTGCCCAGGAATATACCCCTTCGAACTTTGACTGGAGAATTGGGATACTTGATAATATTCCCATTTTTGCCTGTAAATATTATATGGCAAAAGGGCACTGGCAAATCTATAACTGGAACGCCGTAAAAAAAGATGACCAGGATGGCAATGCCGATTGTATGCCAATAGAAGAGGTGCCCCGCAAAATACTGCAGGTGGCACTGAGAGCAGCCCGGTTAATGGGAAAAGGCCTTTATGGAATAGATGTGAAGGAAGTGAACGGGAAACCATTGGTGATTGAGATCAATGATAATCCAAATATAGATTTTGGAGTAGAAGATGGTTACTATGGCGATGAAGTTTATATCAATATATTATCTGCATTAAAAAAGCGACTGGAAAAGAATTTTTTATGA
- a CDS encoding dipeptidase: MKLPICLLLSILGFNLAVAQDQNENQLLEKAKAIHKNVITIDTHADINVNNFTAEKNYTTDIDTQVNLPKMEAGGLDVAWFIVYTGQGELTPAGYEKAYENAMSKFDAIHRLVNEIAPDKIGLATSSTEVRNLVNRGKLVGMIGVENAYPVGEDLGNIEKFYNLGARYMSLSHNGHSQLSDSNTGEEDNVWLHNGLSDMGKEAVREMNRVGMMIDVSHPSKEAIKQMFEISKAPLIASHSSARALCDHSRNLDDELLMLFKEHGGVVQTVAFSAYVNTEKHNAFTAAQMEVYRTEGEKEGFKVLDRSEVRMLEQEERAAYMKKFREIAEAAKPQIEALKKEVPPVDVADFVDHIDYMVDLIGLEHVGISSDFDGGGGIEGWNDASETLNVTIELVRRGYSEEEIGKLWGGNLLRVMDEVEAVAKNMQKI; the protein is encoded by the coding sequence ATGAAATTACCAATTTGCCTGTTACTAAGTATTTTAGGTTTCAACCTTGCTGTTGCTCAGGATCAAAATGAGAACCAACTCCTTGAAAAAGCCAAAGCAATACATAAGAATGTCATTACGATCGACACCCATGCCGATATAAACGTGAATAATTTTACTGCTGAAAAAAATTACACTACAGATATTGACACCCAGGTAAACCTGCCAAAGATGGAAGCCGGTGGATTGGACGTGGCCTGGTTCATTGTTTATACCGGCCAGGGGGAACTCACACCCGCAGGATATGAAAAGGCATACGAGAATGCCATGTCAAAATTTGATGCTATTCACAGGCTGGTAAATGAGATCGCGCCAGATAAGATTGGTCTTGCAACTTCCTCGACTGAGGTGCGCAACCTGGTTAACCGGGGGAAACTGGTAGGGATGATTGGGGTTGAAAATGCCTATCCTGTTGGCGAGGACCTGGGAAATATTGAGAAATTCTATAACCTGGGTGCCAGATATATGTCCCTTTCACATAATGGCCACAGCCAGTTAAGTGATAGTAATACCGGCGAAGAAGATAACGTTTGGCTTCATAATGGTTTAAGCGATATGGGCAAGGAAGCAGTAAGAGAAATGAACCGGGTAGGTATGATGATTGACGTATCCCACCCCTCAAAAGAAGCGATAAAGCAAATGTTCGAGATCTCCAAAGCCCCGCTTATAGCTTCTCATTCTTCAGCAAGGGCTTTGTGTGACCACAGCAGGAATTTGGATGACGAGCTCCTTATGTTATTTAAGGAGCATGGTGGGGTGGTGCAAACAGTAGCTTTTAGTGCATACGTCAACACCGAAAAACATAATGCCTTCACTGCTGCCCAGATGGAGGTTTACAGAACAGAGGGGGAAAAAGAAGGATTTAAAGTTCTTGATCGTAGCGAGGTAAGAATGCTGGAGCAGGAAGAAAGAGCAGCGTATATGAAAAAATTCAGGGAAATAGCTGAAGCTGCGAAACCACAAATCGAAGCTCTTAAAAAGGAAGTTCCCCCTGTAGATGTGGCCGATTTTGTTGACCACATAGACTATATGGTGGACCTCATTGGGCTTGAGCATGTGGGTATAAGTTCAGACTTTGACGGCGGTGGTGGCATCGAGGGCTGGAACGATGCCAGTGAAACTCTGAATGTGACCATAGAATTAGTTAGACGAGGTTATAGCGAGGAGGAAATTGGAAAATTATGGGGAGGAAACCTGTTAAGGGTAATGGACGAGGTTGAAGCAGTTGCAAAGAATATGCAAAAGATCTAA
- a CDS encoding TVP38/TMEM64 family protein, whose amino-acid sequence MEEKIESASVKKSKAPLYISLTILVLILASYFFIPQVKDFIDEAWAALSSGDEQRIEQWVSQFGYIGPLVIILAMILQMFLLIIPTIALMVVSILAYGPLWGSLIVFAAVYCASTVGYLIGAYLGPVIVEKLIGAKTEKKIGQFIEDYGFWAIIITRLNPLLSNDAISFVAGLLRMGYWRFIGATLVGIAPLTIFIAIMGRSNDTLIQGLVWGSVVSLILFIGYVWWDKKARKQKRQA is encoded by the coding sequence ATGGAAGAAAAAATTGAATCGGCCTCAGTAAAAAAAAGTAAAGCTCCGTTATATATATCATTAACTATACTTGTCCTTATCCTGGCATCTTATTTCTTTATCCCGCAGGTAAAGGACTTTATAGATGAAGCCTGGGCTGCATTGAGCAGTGGGGATGAGCAAAGGATTGAGCAGTGGGTGTCACAATTTGGGTATATTGGACCATTGGTGATCATCCTTGCTATGATCCTGCAAATGTTCCTTCTTATTATTCCCACAATAGCATTAATGGTTGTTTCCATATTGGCTTATGGACCTTTATGGGGCAGCCTTATAGTTTTTGCGGCGGTATATTGTGCATCTACAGTGGGTTATCTTATAGGTGCCTACCTTGGGCCTGTCATTGTAGAAAAATTAATTGGTGCAAAAACTGAAAAAAAAATTGGGCAGTTCATTGAGGATTATGGCTTTTGGGCCATTATCATCACCCGCCTTAATCCTTTACTTTCAAACGATGCCATTAGTTTTGTTGCCGGCCTGTTACGCATGGGTTACTGGAGGTTCATTGGAGCAACCCTGGTGGGCATCGCGCCATTAACGATATTCATTGCAATAATGGGTCGAAGCAACGATACTTTAATACAAGGCCTGGTATGGGGTTCTGTGGTAAGTTTGATCTTATTTATTGGTTATGTTTGGTGGGATAAAAAAGCCAGGAAACAAAAAAGACAGGCTTAA
- a CDS encoding SdiA-regulated domain-containing protein, producing the protein MNTMKGMTRIALGIVIAVLLVAAFIYFSFKSRPSTYIHPAAEEVEISQKWELPGELEEVSGIAWIGENQIAAVQDEEGIIFIYDLISSKIIREIPFGERGDYEGITLVDSTAYVLRSDGVLFEVKDFLEPNPQTKIHKTGLKRNLDAEGLCYDPRGNRLLIAIKDHTGKDFKPVYAFSLSGNNLEEEPALKINFDDPVFAILDQRRNHKVLRPSEINIHPVTGEYYILEGVIPKLLILDPQGNSKRLLVLDREQFPQAEGLTFSPNGDLYISNESNNQKPNILKVVLE; encoded by the coding sequence ATGAATACCATGAAAGGGATGACTCGAATAGCTTTGGGAATTGTTATAGCTGTACTTCTGGTAGCGGCTTTTATCTATTTCTCTTTTAAATCCCGTCCATCTACTTATATACATCCTGCAGCAGAGGAAGTAGAGATCTCTCAAAAATGGGAATTGCCGGGGGAACTTGAAGAGGTGTCTGGTATAGCCTGGATAGGGGAAAACCAAATCGCTGCCGTACAGGATGAGGAAGGAATTATTTTTATTTATGACCTTATATCCTCGAAAATAATACGGGAGATCCCTTTTGGAGAAAGAGGTGATTACGAGGGGATAACCCTGGTAGATTCCACCGCTTACGTTTTAAGAAGCGATGGGGTTCTATTTGAAGTAAAGGATTTTCTTGAACCAAATCCTCAAACTAAAATCCATAAAACGGGATTAAAGCGAAATCTGGATGCAGAAGGTTTATGCTATGATCCCCGCGGCAACAGGTTGCTCATTGCCATTAAGGATCATACTGGAAAAGATTTTAAACCTGTTTATGCTTTCAGTCTTTCCGGTAATAATCTTGAAGAGGAACCTGCCTTGAAAATCAATTTTGATGATCCTGTTTTCGCCATATTAGATCAAAGGCGTAATCATAAAGTTTTGAGGCCTTCAGAAATTAATATTCATCCTGTTACCGGGGAGTATTATATCCTGGAAGGGGTAATTCCAAAATTATTGATACTGGATCCTCAGGGCAATTCGAAAAGGCTTTTGGTACTGGACAGGGAACAATTCCCCCAGGCAGAAGGTTTAACATTTAGCCCTAACGGGGACCTATATATATCAAACGAAAGTAATAATCAAAAACCAAATATTTTAAAAGTAGTATTGGAATAG
- a CDS encoding penicillin-binding protein 1A: protein MLKRIKESPRLKWVAGIFLGVLSIFLLFYLSIYFGLFGKIPNSSQLKELKQNEATQVLSSTGELIGKYYIFDRQPITYDQLPQHLIDALIATEDVRFYEHDGIDNRSLLRVFFKTLLLQDRSSGGGSTISLQLAKNLYGRKDFGPLGIVVNKVQEAIIAKRLEDIYSKKEILTLYLNTVPFSDNTFGIEAAAVKFFDKHASELELEEAAVLVGMLKASHYFNPRIFPERSRLRRDVVLVQMEKYGYLTPQRAEEAKLKELQLTYQGYSHDQGLAPYFREQLRKDLVAILDTLPNKNGDKYNIYKDGLIVHTTLDHQMQEIAEEAMRTHMSKLQEAHERSYGNSGPWKNENLLLEAVKKTEHYKRLQKEGLEDREILERLDREEREIELFNYGEDLVIKGTTLDSIAHYLKFLNAGFLAVEPTTGAVKTWVGGIDFEHFKYDHVSQSKRQVGSTFKPIVYTAALESGMEPCTYFSLNEVTYKGGWTPGNSGQPEEDPYINYNLQTALSRSINTIAVKVLMQTGISNVLKQARKMGITTELPAVPSIALGTAELSLREVAKAYTTYLNSGKPSTPYYITRIEDGRGNLLAEFEPQNNSAPAFSNTNRQVMLEMMKSTVNEGTAVRLRTIYGLKNDIAGKTGTTQSNKDGWFVGLLPNLVTVTWVGADDHRIGFRSTSIGQGANSALPIFALFLQELNSQEEYKEITSSRFTAPSATVVSSLDCEPEKRDGFFKRLFTNPDKPQKEEKKEKKGFFKRLFGKKDKN from the coding sequence ATGCTTAAACGAATTAAAGAATCCCCCAGGTTAAAATGGGTTGCAGGAATTTTTCTTGGTGTCCTGAGTATTTTCCTTTTGTTCTATCTAAGTATTTATTTTGGGCTTTTTGGAAAGATCCCCAACTCCTCTCAATTAAAAGAACTCAAACAAAATGAAGCCACACAGGTCTTAAGTTCAACCGGCGAACTCATAGGTAAATATTACATTTTTGACAGGCAACCTATTACCTATGACCAACTCCCACAGCATCTTATAGATGCACTTATTGCAACAGAGGATGTTCGTTTCTATGAACATGACGGCATAGACAACAGGAGTCTCTTAAGAGTCTTTTTTAAAACCCTTCTTTTACAGGATCGCTCCTCGGGTGGAGGAAGTACCATAAGCCTGCAACTGGCAAAAAACCTTTATGGAAGAAAAGATTTTGGCCCTCTTGGGATTGTAGTCAATAAAGTACAGGAGGCGATTATAGCTAAACGCCTTGAGGATATTTACTCCAAAAAGGAAATCCTAACCCTTTATCTTAACACTGTACCTTTTAGTGATAATACTTTTGGAATTGAGGCAGCAGCTGTCAAATTTTTTGATAAACATGCCAGTGAACTGGAGCTGGAGGAAGCCGCTGTTTTGGTAGGAATGCTTAAGGCTTCTCATTATTTCAATCCGCGAATTTTTCCTGAAAGAAGCAGGCTAAGACGGGATGTGGTGCTTGTTCAAATGGAAAAATATGGATACCTCACCCCCCAAAGAGCTGAAGAGGCCAAGTTAAAGGAGTTGCAATTGACCTATCAGGGGTACAGTCATGACCAGGGGCTTGCTCCCTATTTCAGGGAACAATTAAGAAAGGACCTGGTGGCCATTCTTGATACCCTGCCAAATAAAAACGGAGATAAATACAACATTTATAAGGATGGATTGATCGTTCATACCACGCTGGACCATCAAATGCAGGAAATAGCTGAAGAGGCTATGCGCACTCATATGTCAAAACTACAGGAAGCCCACGAAAGATCCTATGGCAACAGCGGGCCCTGGAAAAATGAAAATCTTCTACTGGAAGCTGTTAAAAAAACAGAGCACTATAAGCGCCTGCAAAAGGAAGGCCTGGAAGACAGAGAGATCCTTGAAAGACTGGACAGGGAGGAAAGGGAAATAGAACTGTTTAATTATGGGGAAGACCTGGTTATAAAAGGAACTACCCTGGACAGTATTGCACATTATTTGAAATTCCTTAATGCAGGTTTTTTAGCAGTAGAACCAACAACAGGTGCTGTAAAGACCTGGGTTGGAGGTATCGATTTTGAGCACTTTAAATATGACCATGTGTCCCAAAGTAAGAGACAGGTGGGTTCCACTTTTAAACCTATTGTTTATACCGCAGCTCTTGAAAGCGGGATGGAGCCGTGCACATATTTTTCCTTAAATGAGGTAACCTACAAAGGGGGATGGACCCCGGGAAATTCTGGACAGCCTGAGGAAGACCCCTATATAAATTATAATTTACAAACCGCATTAAGCAGGTCTATTAATACTATTGCCGTAAAAGTCCTTATGCAAACCGGTATTAGCAATGTGCTCAAACAAGCCCGCAAGATGGGTATAACTACAGAGCTACCTGCAGTACCTTCTATTGCCCTTGGCACAGCAGAGTTAAGTCTACGGGAAGTTGCTAAAGCTTATACCACCTATCTTAATAGCGGAAAACCCAGCACCCCCTACTACATTACCAGGATAGAAGATGGAAGGGGAAACCTTCTTGCAGAATTTGAACCGCAAAATAATTCTGCCCCTGCATTTTCAAATACCAACAGGCAGGTTATGCTGGAGATGATGAAATCTACAGTAAATGAAGGTACTGCAGTACGATTAAGGACTATTTATGGATTAAAGAATGATATAGCCGGGAAGACGGGAACCACTCAATCCAATAAAGATGGCTGGTTTGTAGGACTTTTACCCAACCTGGTCACCGTCACCTGGGTGGGAGCAGATGATCATCGTATCGGTTTTAGAAGCACCTCCATTGGACAGGGAGCAAATTCAGCCTTACCAATATTTGCCTTATTCCTGCAGGAATTGAATTCACAGGAAGAATATAAGGAGATCACCTCCTCTCGGTTCACCGCACCTTCAGCAACAGTAGTTAGTTCATTAGATTGTGAACCTGAGAAAAGGGATGGTTTCTTCAAAAGGTTATTTACGAATCCCGATAAGCCTCAAAAGGAAGAAAAGAAAGAAAAGAAAGGCTTCTTCAAAAGATTATTTGGCAAAAAAGATAAGAATTAA